In Nitrospira sp., a single genomic region encodes these proteins:
- a CDS encoding arylamine N-acetyltransferase, translating into MRSPKDKVAIVTGGSRGIGRGIAERLAKDWSAVVIQDAKNSDEAKKVTERATIDLEAYFRRIGYDADRTPTLDTLRAIQLRHAETIAFENLNPLMRWPVPLGLESLQQKLVRDRRGGYCFEQNLLLKHLLTALGFRVTGLAARVLWNEPDGALRPRSHMLLLVELKGTPYLADVGFGILTPTAPLRLEPEIEQATPHEPFRLLPAGEEFVMQAKIKGDWKTLYRFGLQEQLLPDYEVSNWYLSNHPESIFVTGLMAARPAPDRRYALRNNEFVVHHLNGGTERRALASVAEMRDTLERAFCITLPNGPDLDAALTKLVS; encoded by the coding sequence ATGCGTTCCCCAAAAGACAAGGTGGCGATCGTCACAGGCGGGTCACGAGGAATCGGACGGGGCATCGCAGAGAGGCTCGCGAAAGACTGGTCGGCGGTCGTCATACAGGACGCCAAGAATTCTGACGAGGCGAAGAAGGTGACCGAGCGGGCAACGATCGATCTGGAAGCCTACTTCCGGCGGATCGGCTATGACGCAGACCGCACACCGACGCTCGACACATTGCGGGCCATCCAGCTGCGGCATGCCGAGACCATCGCATTCGAGAATTTGAACCCCTTGATGAGGTGGCCGGTTCCCCTCGGCCTCGAATCGCTCCAACAAAAGCTTGTGCGGGACCGTCGCGGCGGGTACTGCTTCGAGCAGAATCTGCTGCTCAAACACCTGCTGACGGCCCTCGGCTTCCGAGTGACCGGTCTGGCCGCCCGCGTCCTATGGAACGAACCGGACGGCGCCCTCAGGCCGCGCTCACACATGCTGCTCCTCGTCGAGTTGAAGGGAACGCCGTACCTCGCCGACGTCGGGTTCGGAATTTTGACTCCGACAGCGCCCCTGCGGCTCGAGCCTGAGATCGAGCAGGCCACACCTCACGAACCTTTCCGCCTGCTTCCGGCGGGGGAGGAATTCGTGATGCAAGCGAAAATCAAAGGAGATTGGAAGACGCTCTATCGCTTCGGGTTGCAGGAGCAGCTGTTGCCCGATTACGAGGTCAGCAACTGGTACCTCTCGAACCATCCAGAATCCATTTTCGTGACCGGACTGATGGCGGCCCGTCCGGCGCCGGACCGCCGCTACGCTCTTCGCAACAACGAATTCGTCGTGCACCACTTGAACGGCGGAACGGAACGGCGCGCACTCGCGAGCGTCGCTGAAATGCGTGACACGCTGGAACGCGCGTTTTGCATCACCCTGCCGAATGGTCCTGATCTCGATGCGGCTTTGACGAAGCTCGTATCGTGA
- a CDS encoding sigma 54-interacting transcriptional regulator has protein sequence MDQDAASPCETLAERYQALLEVAEAISAHRDLHELFKDLAQRLPRVVQVNFVALSLHDPARGVMRLQTIQANVPADLVGGHEEPIEETPAGVVWRTQQPILVSDLSTEARWPAATRRMREDGVNSYCVVPLTTAVRRLGAMGFASLRQGAYDGADAEFLQEVGKQVAVAVDNVLHHQDLAHDRDRLRLLLQVTESIASHRDLTELLRDLAERLPEIVPFDYINVILHEPSRDAMRLWLLVTSEPSTISPGLETPVDESPGGLVWKTQQPLTVNDITQERRFPKLMAILRENGVQTFSAVPLTTAQRRLGAMGFGSLHRRTYQPSELDFMQQVAKQVAVAVDNVLHDQSAEAAHRQLTRERDRQRLLLEVNNAVVSHLDLDDLFTAVSSCLRTVVQHDGSSLLLYDPETRLWRIHVLDFAKNESFVEEGQAEDSTQSPCCQAITTGKPAVFRERDLKDMAASSAIAQDLLDQGVKSFCSVPLLSHNRTLGALNIGRRQDDGFTQEDVDLLGQVAQQVSIAVENALAYKQIAQLKDKLAEEKLYLQEEIQTEYNFEEIVGESAALKRVLKEVQTVAVTDSTVLILGETGSGKELIARALHNLSDRKERTFVKLNCAAIPTGLLESELFGHEKGAFTGAIATKIGRFELADRGTLFLDEVGEIPLELQVKLLRVLQEQEFERLGSTRTIRVNVRVVAATNRDLAQLVEDQRFRSDLYYRLKVFPITVPALRDRAEDIPLLVRHFAQKFAQRMKKRIETIPSEAMRALQSYPWPGNVRELENFLERAVILSSGSELFVQLSELKRPINAGNGSISTLEEAEREHILKALRDSSWTIGGPSGAAAKLGMKRTTLQSRMQKLGIARPS, from the coding sequence ATGGACCAAGACGCTGCCTCCCCTTGCGAGACTCTTGCGGAGCGGTACCAAGCCCTCTTGGAGGTGGCCGAGGCCATTTCCGCCCACCGAGATCTGCACGAACTCTTCAAAGATCTCGCCCAACGCCTCCCCCGAGTCGTTCAGGTGAATTTCGTCGCCCTCTCGCTTCACGATCCCGCGCGCGGCGTGATGCGGCTTCAGACCATTCAGGCGAATGTGCCGGCCGATCTGGTAGGCGGCCACGAGGAACCGATCGAGGAGACGCCCGCTGGAGTGGTGTGGCGCACGCAGCAACCGATTCTCGTTTCGGATCTTTCCACGGAGGCACGCTGGCCCGCGGCGACTCGACGGATGAGGGAGGACGGCGTCAATTCCTATTGCGTCGTTCCTCTGACGACCGCCGTTCGCCGGCTGGGCGCCATGGGGTTCGCCAGCTTGCGGCAAGGCGCCTATGACGGAGCGGACGCGGAATTTCTCCAGGAAGTCGGCAAGCAGGTGGCGGTCGCCGTGGACAACGTCCTGCATCATCAAGACCTCGCGCATGATCGGGATCGACTCAGGCTTCTCCTGCAAGTGACGGAATCCATCGCCTCACACCGCGATCTCACGGAGCTGTTGCGGGATCTCGCCGAACGGCTCCCGGAGATCGTGCCTTTCGACTACATCAATGTGATCCTCCACGAGCCGTCGCGCGATGCGATGCGGCTCTGGCTCTTGGTCACCTCGGAGCCGAGCACGATCAGTCCAGGGCTCGAAACTCCCGTTGATGAATCTCCCGGCGGATTGGTGTGGAAAACGCAGCAGCCGTTGACGGTGAACGATATCACGCAAGAACGCCGCTTCCCAAAGCTGATGGCCATCCTCCGCGAGAACGGGGTTCAGACGTTCTCGGCGGTTCCGCTGACGACGGCGCAACGCCGGCTGGGCGCGATGGGCTTCGGGAGTCTGCACCGGAGAACGTATCAGCCGTCTGAACTCGATTTCATGCAGCAAGTCGCCAAGCAGGTGGCGGTCGCCGTGGACAACGTCTTGCACGACCAGAGCGCCGAGGCCGCTCATCGGCAACTGACGCGGGAGCGCGATCGCCAACGGTTGTTGCTCGAGGTGAACAACGCGGTCGTGTCCCATCTGGATCTTGACGACCTCTTCACCGCCGTCAGCTCCTGTCTGCGCACGGTCGTTCAACACGACGGCTCCAGCCTGTTGCTCTACGATCCGGAGACGCGCCTCTGGCGCATTCACGTGCTGGATTTCGCCAAGAACGAAAGCTTCGTCGAGGAGGGTCAAGCGGAGGACAGCACGCAGTCGCCCTGTTGCCAGGCCATTACAACCGGCAAGCCGGCGGTGTTTCGTGAACGGGATCTGAAGGACATGGCGGCCTCCTCCGCGATCGCGCAGGACCTGCTGGATCAGGGAGTGAAGTCGTTTTGCTCCGTTCCCCTCCTCTCGCACAATCGGACGCTCGGCGCGCTCAACATCGGCAGGCGACAGGATGACGGATTCACGCAGGAAGACGTCGACCTGCTCGGCCAGGTTGCGCAACAGGTCTCCATCGCCGTCGAGAACGCCTTGGCCTATAAGCAGATCGCCCAGCTGAAGGACAAGTTGGCGGAGGAGAAGCTCTACCTTCAGGAGGAGATTCAGACCGAGTACAATTTCGAGGAAATCGTCGGGGAGAGCGCGGCCCTCAAACGGGTCCTCAAAGAGGTGCAAACCGTCGCGGTGACCGATTCCACCGTGCTCATCCTGGGTGAAACGGGAAGCGGGAAGGAACTGATCGCTCGGGCGCTCCACAATCTGAGCGACCGGAAGGAGCGGACGTTCGTCAAACTCAATTGCGCCGCTATTCCGACCGGACTGCTGGAAAGCGAATTGTTCGGCCATGAAAAAGGCGCGTTCACCGGAGCCATCGCGACGAAGATCGGCCGCTTCGAGCTGGCCGACCGGGGAACGCTCTTTCTCGACGAGGTCGGCGAGATTCCGCTGGAGTTGCAGGTGAAACTGCTCCGGGTGTTGCAGGAGCAGGAATTCGAACGGTTGGGGAGCACGCGAACCATTCGTGTGAATGTCCGCGTGGTCGCGGCCACAAACCGCGATCTGGCGCAGCTTGTCGAGGATCAGAGATTCCGGAGCGACCTGTACTATCGACTGAAAGTCTTTCCGATCACCGTGCCGGCGCTGCGCGACCGGGCGGAGGATATCCCCTTGTTGGTTCGGCACTTCGCGCAGAAGTTTGCGCAACGCATGAAGAAACGCATCGAGACGATCCCCTCGGAAGCCATGAGAGCCCTGCAATCCTATCCGTGGCCGGGGAACGTCCGCGAGCTGGAAAACTTCCTGGAGCGGGCGGTGATCCTCTCGTCCGGTTCCGAGCTGTTCGTGCAACTGTCGGAACTGAAGCGCCCGATCAACGCCGGCAATGGGTCCATCAGTACGCTTGAGGAAGCGGAACGTGAGCACATTCTGAAGGCGTTGCGGGATTCGAGCTGGACCATCGGCGGTCCTTCAGGCGCCGCTGCGAAGCTCGGGATGAAACGGACGACATTGCAATCCAGGATGCAGAAGCTTGGAATCGCTCGCCCGTCCTAG
- a CDS encoding HAD family hydrolase gives MPSGEVVLLFDVDNTLLDNDQVTEDLRRHLVREVGPDREERYWALFEELRRELGYADYLGALQRYRIEYPRDPHLLTVSHFLINYPFADRLYPGALDAIDRAKEIGKAVILSDGDVVFQPRKVERSGLHRAVDGNVLIYIHKEQELEDVERRFPAERYVLVDDKVRILSAVKAIWGSRVTTVFPRQGHYAMDSQAVARFPPPDVRIDAIGDLLDPDCFARILGGAGS, from the coding sequence ATGCCGTCAGGCGAGGTCGTCCTGCTCTTCGACGTGGACAACACGCTGCTCGACAACGATCAGGTAACGGAGGACCTGCGCCGGCATCTGGTGCGGGAGGTCGGTCCCGATCGGGAAGAGCGGTATTGGGCGCTGTTTGAGGAGTTGCGCCGTGAGCTGGGGTATGCCGACTATCTCGGGGCGCTTCAACGGTATCGCATCGAGTATCCGCGCGATCCCCATCTCTTGACGGTGTCCCATTTTCTGATCAACTACCCGTTTGCGGACCGCCTGTACCCCGGTGCGCTCGACGCGATCGATCGGGCGAAGGAGATCGGCAAGGCCGTGATCCTTTCCGACGGCGACGTAGTCTTCCAACCGAGGAAGGTGGAGCGGTCCGGACTGCATCGGGCCGTCGACGGGAACGTCCTGATCTACATTCATAAGGAACAGGAACTCGAGGACGTGGAACGGCGGTTTCCGGCCGAGCGATATGTGTTGGTCGACGACAAGGTCCGGATCCTCTCGGCCGTGAAAGCGATATGGGGCTCCCGTGTAACGACGGTCTTCCCCCGACAGGGCCACTATGCGATGGATTCGCAGGCCGTCGCCCGGTTCCCCCCACCGGATGTGCGCATCGACGCCATCGGAGACCTGCTCGACCCGGACTGTTTCGCCCGGATCCTCGGCGGCGCCGGATCTTGA
- a CDS encoding MBL fold metallo-hydrolase — MKNIERRRAVNRDGATCVPAVARRILMMLALVGLLGQSWPVFGQESRPENEITSLGDGVYAFRHQFHQAIFITTPKGVIVTDPISAEAATWLKKEIGKYSDQPVRYVIYSHHHDDHITGGSLFADQALFVSQAGATAKIREAADPRTPLPDLTFTDRLFIDLGGKHVELIYTGKNHSDNSLVVLLPEQKLLFAVDFIPVETVAYRTMKSDYPDDWIESLKRVEQLDFDRLVPGHGKIGNKAHVRMFRGYLEDLRAAVQEQLQKGASLEEAKKAVQLPKYERWQHYGDWFPENVEGMYRYLSQRRETK, encoded by the coding sequence ATGAAGAACATCGAGAGACGGAGGGCGGTGAATCGGGACGGCGCGACCTGTGTGCCGGCTGTGGCCAGGCGCATACTTATGATGTTGGCGCTCGTGGGTCTGCTGGGGCAGAGCTGGCCTGTATTCGGGCAGGAGAGCCGTCCGGAGAACGAGATCACGAGCCTGGGCGACGGCGTGTACGCGTTCCGACATCAGTTCCACCAGGCCATTTTCATCACGACTCCCAAAGGGGTGATCGTCACGGATCCGATCAGCGCCGAGGCGGCGACCTGGCTCAAGAAAGAGATCGGCAAGTACTCCGATCAGCCGGTCCGCTATGTGATCTACAGCCATCATCATGACGATCACATCACGGGCGGGAGCCTCTTTGCCGACCAGGCGCTGTTCGTCAGTCAGGCCGGAGCCACGGCCAAGATTCGGGAGGCGGCGGACCCCCGCACGCCGCTACCGGATCTCACCTTCACGGATCGCCTGTTCATCGACCTCGGCGGCAAGCACGTCGAGCTGATCTATACGGGCAAGAACCATTCGGACAACAGCCTGGTGGTCCTCCTGCCGGAACAGAAACTGCTCTTTGCCGTCGATTTCATTCCGGTCGAGACGGTCGCCTACCGCACGATGAAGAGCGACTATCCGGACGACTGGATTGAGTCGCTCAAGCGCGTCGAGCAATTGGATTTCGACCGGCTGGTGCCCGGTCACGGCAAGATAGGGAACAAGGCACACGTGCGGATGTTCCGCGGCTATCTGGAGGACCTCCGGGCGGCGGTGCAGGAACAACTGCAGAAGGGGGCGAGTCTCGAGGAGGCGAAAAAGGCCGTGCAGCTTCCCAAGTATGAGCGGTGGCAGCACTACGGCGACTGGTTTCCCGAGAACGTGGAAGGGATGTACCGCTATTTGTCGCAGCGACGAGAGACGAAGTAA
- a CDS encoding OsmC family protein — protein sequence MMKRSASAAWRGDLKAGKGTVSTESGVLSQAQYSFGTRFESGKGTNPEELIAAAHAGCFTMALSAQLSNAGLVPEKLETTATVQFEKLDAGWTVTKIHLDVKGTVPKADATAWEKATTAAKTGCPVSRLLNTTITMDAKLGA from the coding sequence ATGATGAAACGAAGCGCATCCGCCGCGTGGCGGGGAGATCTGAAGGCGGGCAAGGGAACCGTCTCAACGGAGAGCGGTGTCCTGTCGCAGGCCCAGTATTCGTTCGGCACCAGATTCGAAAGCGGGAAGGGCACGAATCCGGAAGAGCTCATTGCGGCGGCTCATGCCGGCTGCTTTACGATGGCGCTGTCGGCGCAGTTGAGCAATGCCGGCCTCGTACCGGAGAAACTCGAAACGACCGCCACGGTGCAATTTGAGAAGCTCGACGCAGGGTGGACGGTCACCAAGATTCATTTGGACGTGAAGGGTACGGTTCCGAAGGCCGACGCCACCGCGTGGGAGAAGGCGACCACGGCGGCCAAGACCGGCTGCCCCGTCTCACGTCTGCTGAATACGACCATTACGATGGATGCGAAACTGGGAGCCTGA
- a CDS encoding PQQ-dependent sugar dehydrogenase, whose amino-acid sequence MPESHDIGIYDPQVPLQTGRADRVRPVRWWWMVWLCLFVTQAGAASLPLDRITLPPGFTIAIYAADVPNARGMTLGRNGTLFVGSKEKGNVYAVVDKDGDQRADQVFTVASGLPMPVGVAYRKGALYVSSVDRILRFDGIEERLSNPPAAVTVTDRFPKERSHGWKFIAFGPDGKLYVPVGAPCNICEPEPDRYGLIARINEDGGDYEVVARGVRNSVGFDWDPATRELWFTDNGRDWLGDDQPPDELNHAPKAGLHFGYPYCHGGTIADPEFGAKHSCPEFTPPAVALGPHVASLGMRFYTGAMFPPEYRGRIFIAEHGSWNRTEKNGYRITVVSRDQQGAPTYAVFAQGWLRGQQAWGRPADVLVMPDGALLVSDDLAGVIYRISYRQP is encoded by the coding sequence ATGCCAGAGAGTCACGACATCGGGATCTATGATCCTCAGGTGCCCCTTCAGACCGGACGGGCGGACCGGGTGCGACCCGTACGCTGGTGGTGGATGGTCTGGCTCTGCCTATTCGTCACGCAAGCCGGGGCCGCGTCACTCCCGCTGGACCGCATCACGCTCCCGCCGGGTTTCACGATTGCGATCTATGCGGCCGATGTGCCGAATGCCCGAGGCATGACCCTTGGCCGGAACGGCACCCTCTTCGTCGGCAGCAAGGAGAAAGGAAACGTGTACGCGGTCGTCGACAAGGATGGAGACCAGCGGGCCGATCAGGTCTTCACGGTCGCCAGTGGACTCCCTATGCCCGTGGGCGTGGCCTATCGAAAGGGGGCGCTCTACGTCTCCTCCGTCGATCGTATCCTGAGGTTCGACGGCATCGAGGAACGGCTGTCGAATCCTCCTGCGGCGGTGACGGTCACGGACCGCTTTCCGAAGGAGAGGTCGCACGGCTGGAAGTTCATCGCCTTCGGACCGGACGGGAAACTCTACGTCCCGGTCGGGGCGCCGTGCAATATCTGCGAGCCGGAGCCGGACCGGTACGGGCTTATCGCGCGCATCAACGAGGACGGCGGAGACTATGAAGTGGTCGCCCGCGGCGTCCGGAATTCGGTCGGCTTCGATTGGGATCCGGCTACACGGGAGTTGTGGTTTACGGACAACGGTCGTGACTGGCTCGGCGACGATCAACCGCCGGATGAGCTCAATCATGCGCCGAAAGCGGGCCTCCATTTCGGCTATCCCTATTGTCACGGGGGCACGATTGCCGATCCGGAGTTCGGGGCTAAACACTCCTGCCCGGAGTTTACGCCGCCCGCCGTGGCGCTTGGCCCTCATGTGGCGTCGCTCGGCATGCGCTTCTATACCGGCGCGATGTTCCCGCCCGAATACCGGGGCCGAATCTTCATCGCGGAGCACGGCTCGTGGAATCGGACGGAGAAAAACGGCTATCGAATTACGGTCGTGTCACGGGACCAGCAAGGCGCTCCGACCTATGCCGTGTTTGCGCAGGGCTGGTTGCGCGGTCAGCAGGCCTGGGGGCGCCCGGCCGACGTCCTGGTCATGCCCGACGGCGCGCTCCTGGTATCCGACGACCTGGCGGGGGTGATCTACCGCATCAGCTATCGACAACCATGA
- the pqqE gene encoding pyrroloquinoline quinone biosynthesis protein PqqE, giving the protein MKTIYRPYTLIAELTHRCPLRCPYCSNPTDLVGSGIELDTETWQRVFDEAEALGVVQVNLSGGEPLLRDDLERLIERAAARGLYSNLITSGIPLTVERLGRLKACGLDSVQVSVQDARQADADAMAGGPVFGRKLAVMRWVKSLGLPLTMNVVLHRENLGEIEDIIRLAERIGPDRLELANVQYLGWALRNRTALLPTREQIERARPVAIEAKRRLRGTMDLCFVLPDYYADRPKACMDGWGRRYLVVNPEGLALPCHLACTIPGLSFDNVRQRPLAEIWERSDGFNRFRGEEWLPDPCRSCPSRTEDFGGCRCQAYHVTGNAGAADPACALAPDHRTIEAARDRAVHQTGTPVVFEYRDTPRPVMNGAG; this is encoded by the coding sequence ATGAAGACCATCTACCGCCCCTACACGCTGATCGCCGAACTCACCCATCGCTGTCCTCTACGGTGTCCCTATTGTTCGAATCCGACGGACCTGGTCGGTTCAGGGATCGAGCTCGATACGGAGACCTGGCAGCGTGTTTTCGACGAAGCGGAGGCGCTCGGCGTAGTTCAGGTGAATCTTAGCGGAGGCGAGCCGCTGCTGCGGGATGATCTGGAACGGCTCATCGAACGAGCGGCCGCGCGGGGGCTGTACAGCAATTTGATCACGAGCGGGATCCCTTTGACCGTCGAGCGGCTGGGCCGGTTGAAGGCGTGCGGATTGGACAGTGTCCAGGTGTCGGTGCAAGACGCCCGACAGGCGGACGCCGACGCCATGGCCGGAGGACCGGTCTTCGGACGGAAACTCGCGGTCATGCGATGGGTCAAATCTCTGGGGCTGCCGCTGACCATGAACGTGGTGCTCCATCGGGAGAATCTGGGCGAGATCGAGGACATCATCCGGCTGGCTGAACGGATCGGGCCGGACCGCCTCGAGTTGGCGAATGTGCAGTATCTCGGCTGGGCCCTGCGCAATCGGACGGCTCTCCTGCCGACTCGCGAACAGATCGAACGGGCGAGGCCCGTTGCCATCGAAGCCAAACGGCGGCTCCGCGGCACGATGGACCTGTGCTTCGTCCTGCCGGACTATTACGCGGATCGACCGAAGGCCTGTATGGACGGTTGGGGTCGTCGCTATCTGGTCGTGAATCCCGAGGGATTGGCGCTGCCCTGCCACCTGGCCTGCACGATCCCGGGCCTCAGCTTCGACAATGTCCGGCAGCGGCCGCTTGCGGAGATCTGGGAGCGGTCCGACGGTTTCAACCGATTCCGAGGGGAGGAGTGGCTGCCCGACCCTTGCCGGTCCTGTCCGAGCCGGACGGAGGATTTCGGCGGCTGTCGATGCCAGGCCTATCATGTGACGGGAAACGCGGGCGCCGCCGATCCGGCCTGTGCGTTGGCGCCGGACCACCGGACGATCGAAGCAGCGCGGGACCGAGCCGTTCACCAGACCGGGACGCCGGTCGTCTTCGAGTATCGCGACACGCCACGGCCTGTCATGAATGGTGCGGGGTAG
- the pqqD gene encoding pyrroloquinoline quinone biosynthesis peptide chaperone PqqD encodes MFDPIVRPRLSPKARLRFDRRTGRYLLLYPEAGLDLNDTGSDILQRCTGDRTTDDIIQELADRHGGAAPAEIARDVRAFVMALADRGLIQDAE; translated from the coding sequence ATGTTCGACCCCATCGTCAGGCCTCGGCTTAGTCCCAAGGCCCGACTTCGGTTTGATCGGCGAACGGGCCGCTATCTGCTGCTGTACCCCGAAGCCGGACTGGACTTGAATGATACGGGATCCGACATCCTGCAGCGGTGTACCGGCGACCGGACGACGGACGACATTATCCAAGAGCTGGCTGACAGGCATGGCGGCGCGGCCCCGGCGGAGATCGCACGAGACGTCCGCGCCTTCGTTATGGCGCTTGCGGACCGCGGGCTGATTCAGGACGCCGAATGA
- the pqqC gene encoding pyrroloquinoline-quinone synthase PqqC produces MSRRSDPRSLSNAAFLAKLRREGASRYHDRHPFHLRMHQGKLTRRQLQQWVLNRYYYQTRIPIKDALILSKSEDPVFRRVWIRRIQDQDGGETGGGGLDSWLLLARGVGLDVDEVRSLRSVLPGVRLACDGYVQFVREASLLEAVASSLTELFAPALMNRRLDAWTRHYPWVGSQALAYFRMRLSRADLDARQAVSFVLREATTRERQTACMEALIKKAQILWHLLDCVHTAYVGPMSANERSAHVRPHRQASA; encoded by the coding sequence ATGAGTCGGCGCTCCGATCCACGATCCCTGTCGAATGCGGCGTTTCTCGCGAAGCTGCGCCGGGAGGGCGCCTCCCGCTACCACGATCGGCATCCGTTTCACCTCCGTATGCACCAAGGGAAGCTGACAAGAAGACAGCTCCAGCAATGGGTCTTGAACCGGTACTACTATCAAACGCGGATTCCCATCAAAGATGCCTTGATTCTCTCGAAATCGGAGGACCCGGTCTTCCGGCGGGTCTGGATCCGGCGTATCCAGGATCAAGACGGCGGTGAGACCGGTGGCGGGGGACTCGACTCCTGGTTGCTCCTTGCGCGTGGCGTGGGTCTCGATGTCGACGAGGTCCGCAGCCTGCGATCGGTTCTCCCGGGGGTCAGGCTGGCCTGCGACGGCTACGTGCAGTTCGTGCGGGAGGCTTCGCTGCTCGAAGCCGTGGCTTCTTCGCTCACCGAGTTGTTTGCGCCTGCGCTCATGAACCGGCGGCTGGACGCCTGGACTCGCCATTACCCCTGGGTCGGCTCCCAGGCGCTGGCCTACTTTCGGATGCGCCTGTCGCGCGCCGATCTCGACGCGAGGCAAGCCGTCTCGTTCGTGCTGCGGGAGGCGACCACGCGCGAACGTCAAACGGCCTGCATGGAGGCCTTGATCAAGAAGGCGCAAATTTTGTGGCATCTGCTCGATTGCGTCCATACCGCCTACGTCGGGCCGATGTCGGCGAACGAACGGAGCGCCCATGTTCGACCCCATCGTCAGGCCTCGGCTTAG
- the pqqB gene encoding pyrroloquinoline quinone biosynthesis protein PqqB, giving the protein MILRILGSAAGGGFPQWNCACGNCRGLRQGVIAASPRTQESNGLSADGRNWFLINASPDIRMQIEGFGSLHPVTGRATPIEAIFLTNGDLDHCLGLLSLRESQPLIIYATDTVRRGFTDGNVLYRTLERFPGQVTWRRLVLGEEDAVLCANGIASGLTVTAFAVPGKPPVHLEGLVAREHPELNVGLRFRQVGNGRVLAYLSSVGRITAALLDQLAGVDGIVFDGTFWSSDELSVPGFLRKSAEELAHWPVGGADGSLATLADIRARHRIFTHINNTNPILREDAPERAMVEAAGWQVGRDGMEIHV; this is encoded by the coding sequence ATGATCCTGCGGATCTTGGGGTCGGCAGCCGGCGGAGGCTTTCCGCAATGGAACTGCGCATGCGGCAACTGTCGCGGTCTGCGGCAGGGCGTCATTGCCGCAAGCCCTCGGACGCAGGAGTCGAACGGTCTGAGCGCGGACGGACGCAACTGGTTCTTGATCAACGCCTCTCCCGACATTCGCATGCAGATCGAAGGCTTCGGCTCTCTGCATCCGGTGACGGGGCGCGCTACGCCGATCGAAGCTATTTTTCTCACCAATGGGGATCTTGATCACTGCCTGGGACTCCTCTCCCTTCGCGAGAGTCAGCCCCTCATCATCTATGCGACGGACACGGTCCGACGGGGATTCACGGACGGCAATGTGCTGTACCGGACGTTGGAACGGTTTCCCGGCCAGGTCACCTGGCGAAGGCTCGTGCTTGGAGAAGAGGACGCCGTCCTGTGCGCGAACGGGATTGCGTCCGGCTTGACGGTCACGGCGTTTGCCGTACCGGGGAAACCGCCCGTCCATTTGGAGGGGTTGGTGGCGAGGGAGCATCCTGAACTCAACGTGGGACTTCGATTCCGCCAGGTCGGGAACGGGCGGGTGCTGGCCTATCTGTCGTCCGTCGGGCGCATCACCGCCGCGTTGCTGGATCAATTGGCCGGGGTCGACGGGATTGTGTTCGACGGGACGTTCTGGTCGAGCGACGAGCTGTCGGTCCCGGGTTTTCTCAGAAAGTCGGCCGAAGAGTTGGCCCATTGGCCCGTCGGGGGGGCGGACGGCAGCCTGGCGACATTGGCGGATATTCGCGCCCGACACCGGATCTTCACTCACATCAACAACACGAACCCGATCCTGCGCGAGGATGCTCCAGAGCGAGCCATGGTCGAGGCAGCGGGATGGCAGGTCGGACGAGACGGGATGGAAATTCACGTATGA
- the pqqA gene encoding pyrroloquinoline quinone precursor peptide PqqA, with protein MRKWETPAFTEIRMDAEINGYQQDRDDIPDLREAQCAAETTASQQERPAATT; from the coding sequence ATGCGCAAATGGGAAACGCCTGCCTTTACGGAAATCAGGATGGACGCCGAGATTAACGGCTACCAGCAGGATCGTGACGACATCCCGGACCTCAGAGAGGCCCAGTGCGCGGCAGAGACCACGGCTTCGCAGCAGGAACGCCCAGCGGCGACGACATGA